CGTGTGTCATGGGTGTTATGATGCCCCCTGTCAACTCAATCTCAGTGCCCATGAAGGGATTGAACGCGGTGCCAATAAAGAGCTGGTCTATAACCCTGGTCGATTATTGGCCATGGAACCCACCCGGCTTTTTGTCGATGCGCAAACACCATCCGGATGGCGGGAGAAACAGTTTTTCCCGGTGTTGAATGAACGGGTACAAACACAAGAGGCCAATCTCCAAGGGAGCCTGATGGCGAAAATGTTACTCCTGAAACAACAGCACCCCCTTCCCCCAGTCAGCCCGCTACCAGCCAGTTTTGATTTCGGCATCGAGCGGGCTCAATATTGCCCAACGATGCCGGAGTTTGAAGCTTTTGCGCGCAACAACCCTTTATGGGGGATGCCCTATGGACTGCCCGGTTTAAATGAACAGGAACATGCCACAGTGATGACGTGGTTGGCCGAGGGCGCAGTCGATGAAGCCTCAGCTCCGGTGAGAGCAAGTGCCCGTTCAGCCATTTCGGAATGGGAAACGTTTTTGAATGGCGAGACACCCAAAGAACAATTAATGAGCCGGTACCTTTACGAGCATCTCTTCCTGGCCCATCTTTATTTTGATGACCTTGCACCTCAACAGTTCTTTCGTCTCGTACGATCCACCACCCCTCCTGGTGAAGTCATTCATCTCATTGCGACCCGACGGCCTTACGATGACCCAAAAGTCGATCGTATCTATTATCGCTTTGAGCCGGTTCGAACCACGATTTTGGCCAAAACCCACATGCCGTATTTGCTGAATCAGGAGCGGCTGTCCCGTTATCGCACCCTCTTTTTAGAACCGGCGTACGAGGTGCAGGCCTTACCGTCTTATAATCCGGAGGCATCGGCCAACCCTTTTGAGACGTTCAAATCGATTCCGGTGAAATCCCGGTATCGTTTTTTGCTCGATGAAGCCCGGTTTACCCTGATGAACTTCATCAAGGGGCCTGTCTGTCGAGGACAGGTGGCACTCAATGTGATTAATGAGCGCTTCTGGATTGTTTTTTCAAGCCCCGAGAGCCCGACCCTTACCCATGCCGCCCAATTCCTTGAAAAAGAAGAGCAGAATCTTCGGATGCCTATCGTCGAGCAGAGCAACGCGACACCCCTCAGGACCTGGCTGAAATATTCTCAATTAGAAAAGAATTATATAGCCGGAAAAATCGACTTTATTAAACAACACCTTCCGACGCCGGAAGACATTTCCCTCGACCTGATTTGGGATGGTGACGGGCAGAATGACAATGCGGCGCTCACCGTGTTTCGACATCTGGATAATGCGACCGTCGTAAAAGGTTTTGTTGGCGAGGAGCCCAAGACGCTGGTGTTGCTTGGCTATCCGTTGCTTGAGCGCATTCATTACTTGCTGGTTGCAGGCTATGACATTTATGGCAATATCGGACACCAGTTAAATTCCCGTTTGTATATGGACTTTTTACGAATGGAGGCTGAACTTGATTTTCTCACTCTGCTCCCGGAACGTACCCGAACCCAAGAATGGCAGTACTGGTATCGGGACGCCGGGGAGAAGGTCGAAGATTTTGGGAAGATGTATTTCACCAGCGTCAATCGGCAGACAGGCATTCCGTATCGCACGGCAGACCATAAATTGGAATTGATCGGGATGTTACGCGAACGCCTCGCGCCGGTATTACATGCGCCGTATGCGATAGAGAAGTCCGGCAATAGGCACGTCCGTCAACAACTGGAAAAGTTAGCGCACCTGCAAGGCAAAGCGGTGTCCTGGTTGCCGCAAAACGCCATCTTATCCATCAGTGGGTCCCCTGATCAGGTGGTGACCCTCATCCATGATAACGGCCTGAGCAATGTGTCCCATCTGCTCTTCGAACAAGAACGGCGTTTGCCCGAAGAAGATACGTTAACGGTGGTGCGAGGGTTTTTGGGCGCCTATCCCAACGCCTTTTACCATGTCGATGAATCAAAACTGGAAGAGTTTGTCGGTGCCGTGG
The DNA window shown above is from Nitrospiraceae bacterium and carries:
- a CDS encoding fatty acid cis/trans isomerase, with amino-acid sequence MSGRPYAPIVFILLLTIIVGGCAFFVGIQLDQRFGPSSPQNRLTKTTEVTTVSYEQDVKPILEARCIVCHGCYDAPCQLNLSAHEGIERGANKELVYNPGRLLAMEPTRLFVDAQTPSGWREKQFFPVLNERVQTQEANLQGSLMAKMLLLKQQHPLPPVSPLPASFDFGIERAQYCPTMPEFEAFARNNPLWGMPYGLPGLNEQEHATVMTWLAEGAVDEASAPVRASARSAISEWETFLNGETPKEQLMSRYLYEHLFLAHLYFDDLAPQQFFRLVRSTTPPGEVIHLIATRRPYDDPKVDRIYYRFEPVRTTILAKTHMPYLLNQERLSRYRTLFLEPAYEVQALPSYNPEASANPFETFKSIPVKSRYRFLLDEARFTLMNFIKGPVCRGQVALNVINERFWIVFSSPESPTLTHAAQFLEKEEQNLRMPIVEQSNATPLRTWLKYSQLEKNYIAGKIDFIKQHLPTPEDISLDLIWDGDGQNDNAALTVFRHLDNATVVKGFVGEEPKTLVLLGYPLLERIHYLLVAGYDIYGNIGHQLNSRLYMDFLRMEAELDFLTLLPERTRTQEWQYWYRDAGEKVEDFGKMYFTSVNRQTGIPYRTADHKLELIGMLRERLAPVLHAPYAIEKSGNRHVRQQLEKLAHLQGKAVSWLPQNAILSISGSPDQVVTLIHDNGLSNVSHLLFEQERRLPEEDTLTVVRGFLGAYPNAFYHVDESKLEEFVGAVERLGSEEDYQSLLSRFGVRRSDPDFWKHSDVIQAAYQHESPIEAGLLDYNRLENR